From a single Mangifera indica cultivar Alphonso chromosome 19, CATAS_Mindica_2.1, whole genome shotgun sequence genomic region:
- the LOC123202542 gene encoding LOW QUALITY PROTEIN: fructose-1,6-bisphosphatase, cytosolic-like (The sequence of the model RefSeq protein was modified relative to this genomic sequence to represent the inferred CDS: inserted 1 base in 1 codon) — protein MDHAAEAHRTDLMTITRFVLSEQSKHPESRGDFTILLNHIVLGCKFVCSAVNKAGLAKLIGLAGETNVQGEEQKKLDVLSNEVFIKALVSSGRTCILVSEEDEEATFVEPSKRGRYCVVFDPLDGSSNIDCGVSIGTIFGIYAMKDSQEPSLDDVLQPGKNMVAAGYCMYGSSCMLVLSTGSGVNGFTLDPSLGEFILTHPGIKIPKKGKIYSVNEGNAKNWDGPTTKYVEKCKFPKDGSSPKSLRYVGSMVADVHRTMLYGGVFLYPADKKXPNGKLRVLYEVFPMSFLMEQAGGQAFTGKQGALDLVPKKIHERSPIFLGSYDDVEEIKGFYAAEALQ, from the exons ATGGATCACGCTGCAGAGGCGCACCGGACTGATTTGATGACCATAACTCGTTTCGTGCTGAGCGAGCAGTCGAAGCACCCGGAGTCACGCGGCGACTTTACAATTTTGTTGAATCACATTGTTCTTGGTTGCAAGTTTGTTTGTTCTGCTGTTAACAAG GCGGGTCTGGCCAAACTCATTGGACTTGCTGGAGAAACCAACGTTCAG GGTGAAGAGCAGAAGAAATTGGATGTGCTTTCAAATGAAGTTTTTATTAAAGCTTTGGTCAGCAGTGGCCGAACA TGCATCCTTGTCTCTGAAGAAGACGAGGAGGCAACATTTGTAGAGCCCTCTAAGCGTGGAAG gtACTGTGTTGTTTTTGATCCATTGGATGGATCCTCTAACATTGACTGTGGTGTTTCCATTGGAACG ATTTTTGGGATTTATGCAATGAAAGATAGTCAAGAGCCATCTCTAGATGATGTCTTGCAACCTGGAAAGAATATGGTGGCAGCTGGATACTGTATGTATGGGAGTTCTTGCATG CTTGTATTAAGCACTGGGAGTGGTGTCAATGGGTTCACCCTCGATCCTTCTCTTGGAGAGTTTATACTTACTCACCCTGGCATCAAG ATTCCAAAGAAAGGAAAGATTTATTCTGTAAATGAAGGAAATGCTAAAAACTGGGATGGTCCAACAACCAA GTATGTGGAAAAATGCAAGTTCCCTAAAGATGGTTCATCGCCAAAGTCTTTAAGATACGTTGGAAG TATGGTTGCTGATGTCCACCGCACAATGCTTTATGGAGGTGTCTTTTTATACCCTGCTGATAAGA GCCCCAATGGGAAACTACG TGTTCTCTATGAAGTCTTCCCCATGTCATTCTTGATGGAACAAGCAGGAGGCCAAGCTTTTACCGGCAAGCAAGGA GCGCTGGACTTGGTTCCGAAGAAGATTCACGAGCGGTCTCCGATATTTCTTGGCAGCTATGACGATGTTGAAGAAATCAAAGGATTTTATGCAGCTGAAGCGCTGCAGTAA